The Oryza glaberrima chromosome 5, OglaRS2, whole genome shotgun sequence DNA segment TATGAAAATTAGTTCCTGAAATGTTTGCAGAAACTAGGTATTTCATCAACACCATCTGAAAATGAATTGGACAAAGCATAAACACTTACTGTTGCTGCATTGCCAGGTCAATGGGAACTTCCGGAGGTTTAAGAGCAACAGCTTCAACGAAATGCAGGTTCGGGTCACTACATACACCAAAAGCATTAACACAGATTAAAATATGTTGCATAATAAACACAAACAATGTAAGAAGAAAGcatgaaaaggaaaacaataagGAGGGAATTATTACCCAGCAAGCTTCCTTGCAAGATAAAGGAAGGGCTTCTCAAAGTTGTAGTTGCTCTTGGCAGAAATTTCATAGTACTGCAGATTCTTCTTCCTGTGGAATGTGACCTGCTTGGCTTTAACCTGCCTGTTCTTCACATCAACCTTGTTACCACACAGGACAATGGGGATGTTTTCACACACCCTGCAAGAGTTGATACCTAATCATAAGAGTTCTCTTCCATATAATATATTAGGTAAAGTTTATCGTGTCTTCAGAAATAAACCTGCACAAGTCCCTATGCCATGTTGGAACATTCTTGTAAGTCAGCCTTGAAGTGacatcaaacataattatcgcACATTGACCATGGATACTGCACAACAGAAGTTAAGGACAGAACAATCAGGCAAGCACAAGGAGACATCCATATGCATGGAAAAATATTAAGGGAAGCTATGATAATTGGCTTAAGCACTTCTCTAGCACTTACTAGTATCCATCCCTAAGTCCACCAAACTTCTCTTGTCCAGCAGTGTCCCAGCAGTAGAAGCGGATCTTACCACAGTTGGTGGTAAAATCTAGAGGGTGAACTTCGACACCAATGGTTGCTGAAGTGACAAATTTGCATAGCAGTTCAATAACTAATTTAGCAAAGAATACAGGAACAACAAAAATAAGTCATAGTACATACGCTCATATTTCTTTTCAAACTCTCCAGTGAGATGCCTCTTCACAAATGTAGTTTTACCTGcaatcaaacatggcataccaTCAAAATCCATCCAATAACAATGATATAGAAGGCAATAAGTAAACTTTTCTTACGGAAATGAAGCCGTTCAGGCATATTGCCGGCCTAAACTAATCAGACTGCAACTAATGTTTTGACCAATCTCAACTGATCAAAAAGCGCAATAGTTTACTGATGCGAAGGTATTTACATACTATTTTACTTTTTCCTCAAATTTATTCAGTCCCAGGCGAATCCTAGAATAACAGCATAGCACGATGGTCCATTCTAAAATAAGATAATAAATACATCTGACTAAATACGACCTGTATAGCATCATATTTATGCCGATTTCAATATCCTAAAATAACTCTCAAGATCCTAATCATCACGATAGGAGTAGCAAAATTTTAGACGTGATCTAAAAATAGAGCAATAACCCATCCCTGGGATAAGCTGAATCATAAAATGGAAACATCCAATACCCAAATCCCAGTCTAATggcgaaataaaaaaaatccatcggATTTCAGCCACGGGTACAAATCTTAGCCCATCAGATCTAGTAGAAACCACACCGAGTAGACGCATCAAACATATCATAACAGGCCGTTTCAGAACGGAATAGGATCCGAATCGAGATTGGGAACTCACCAGTCCCGCCATCGCCGACGATGACCAGCTTGAAGCTGGGGTAATCCACGGTCCCCTGATTCGGCAGCGCCTggaaaaaaaagccaaaaaacgTCGCGGATCAAACACAGGAACCCCGAGATCCAAACCCACACGGCGCGGCGAAATCGAGATCGTACTCACCATAGGGGAAAAAGGCGGCGACgcgagcggcggaggggaggacaCCGGGGTGGGGGAGGAATGGGGGCCAACAAAACCCTAGAATTCGAAATGGAATTGGGTATTTTGCGGAGGCGGAGGGTTTTATAGCTGCGGTggcatcaatttttttctcgAAGGTTGCGGGGTTTATTAGCTTTGGATGGACGCAGGAATTGTGGCCGTTGGATCTTGGTCGGCAGGTGTGGATCGGATCGGTCTAGCTTTCGTCGCACGCGAGATTTTCGGCCGTCGGATTCGGAAGTTGCCGTTGGCTCTGTGGGATATGGGCCTAATGGGCCGAGATGCTCTCCACGACGGAATACATTTCGTCCACTTGGAAGTTTCGGCCTTTACTGTACAGCCCAGTTCGGTGTTTGTTAACAGCCCAATGGGTGCTGAAACTGTTGGCCCTTTTAAAAAGGCCGTTTTATGACAAcctattttaacttttttttttcctcgtcACAGGGCAATTGAGAAGTTGTGCATTCCTCGTTAattaagtgaaaaaaaagagagcctAAATTGTACATTTCTGTTTCATTGTTGTTTTCCAGGTTGACAGCTAATTTACTTGCCATTTTATGAAGCTGTAAATTAACTTTTTAAGTGAACTTATGATCAGACCTTCTTACATGCCAGACCGACAGAGCAACTTCACATAAGAACAGCGAACCAGATATGATCAGATCAATACACAAGCAACAACGAATAGATCTTAGTTCATTTCTACTACTACCACT contains these protein-coding regions:
- the LOC127775023 gene encoding GTP-binding nuclear protein Ran-2, whose protein sequence is MALPNQGTVDYPSFKLVIVGDGGTGKTTFVKRHLTGEFEKKYEPTIGVEVHPLDFTTNCGKIRFYCWDTAGQEKFGGLRDGYYIHGQCAIIMFDVTSRLTYKNVPTWHRDLCRVCENIPIVLCGNKVDVKNRQVKAKQVTFHRKKNLQYYEISAKSNYNFEKPFLYLARKLAGDPNLHFVEAVALKPPEVPIDLAMQQQHEAELAAAAAQPLPDDDDDLIE